Proteins encoded together in one Halothermothrix orenii H 168 window:
- a CDS encoding DUF445 domain-containing protein, with protein sequence MISGFIILPVVGALIGWITNYLAVKMLFRPYNPVKIPFIPVTIQGVLPRRKMELAESVARAIEEELLPKEYLLSRVNELQLEEDVLDILRRLINEKVDDKLPGFIPDSFKQVMKNYISEFIEEEMKENLDRLVNDFHDTVVNKTNFGRLVQEKIESFPLTRLEDIVLKISSRELKHIELFGGVLGFIVGLGQALLLLFFNF encoded by the coding sequence ATGATTAGTGGATTTATTATTTTACCAGTGGTTGGAGCATTAATAGGTTGGATTACAAATTATCTGGCTGTTAAAATGCTTTTCAGGCCTTATAATCCGGTGAAAATTCCTTTTATACCGGTTACTATTCAGGGTGTTTTACCACGACGGAAAATGGAGCTGGCAGAAAGTGTAGCCCGGGCAATTGAAGAAGAACTCCTTCCTAAAGAATATTTATTAAGCAGGGTCAATGAACTTCAGCTTGAAGAGGATGTATTAGATATCTTAAGAAGATTAATAAATGAAAAAGTAGACGACAAATTGCCCGGGTTTATCCCTGATTCTTTTAAACAGGTAATGAAGAATTATATTTCTGAATTTATTGAAGAAGAAATGAAAGAAAATCTGGATAGATTGGTAAATGATTTTCATGATACGGTTGTAAACAAAACTAACTTTGGCAGGCTTGTTCAGGAAAAAATTGAGTCTTTTCCTTTAACAAGACTGGAAGATATTGTTTTAAAAATATCTTCCCGTGAATTAAAACATATTGAACTTTTCGGTGGAGTTCTTGGTTTTATCGTGGGACTGGGACAGGCTTTGTTACTTTTATTTTTCAATTTTTAA